Genomic window (Desulfuromonadales bacterium):
CTCGTTGCGGTTCTGACATTGGGGGTGCGTTGACTCCCCCGGCAGCCTTGGGGTAAATTGACGCTAGGGAAGCTGTTTCCGGCAACGGAGGCGGCGAGAAATTCATAACCGATGGAGGCTATCATGGGATTCATCAGACTCTTAGGTTTGCTGCTGGCCACGGTCCTGCTGACCGGTTGCGTTCTCACCAAGCTCGTGACCGTGCCGATGCGGGTGGTCGGCGCCGTCGTTTCCATCATCCCCGTGGCGGGCAACGTGGCCCATGACGCCATCGACGAGGCCGCCGACCTCGTCGACAAGGTGCCGATTTAGGGGTCAGAGGCTCCTGAAGCTCTCTGCCGCATCCTGAATTCGGCAGAAAGCGTGGGGTGGAAACCCGATTGTATAAACAAAAGAGCAAAGGAGATCATCATGAACGCCGAACAAATCAAGGGTCAATGGAAGCAGATAAAGGGTGAAATCAGGAAACAGTGGGGCAAACTGACCCACGATGAGGTGGAGCGGATCGCCGGCGAGAAGGATGTACTGGTCGGCACGCTGCAGGAAAAATACGGGATTACCAAGGAAGAGGCCGAAAAACAGGTGAAGAAATTCACCCGCCATTAGACTGGACGAAAAACCGGAATGGCCGGCAGGAAGAAGGGGTAGGCTGAAAGCTCAGCGTGCCCCTTTTTGGTGCCGGCGTGGAAAGGGATCATCATTTATGCTCAACGGAAAAATGCCCGCCTGCAAGGTTTTCGACAGCCACTTCCACATCATCGACGCCCGCTTTCCCCTCGTCCCCAACCAGGGCTACCTCCCCGACAACTTCACCTGCGACGACTACCTCCGCGCCGCCGCCAGCTTCAACCTCGCCGGCGGCGCGATCGTCTCCGGCTCCTTCCAGGCCTTCGACCAGGGCTACCTGCTGGCTGCCCTGGAGCAGCTCGGCCCCGCTTTCGTCGGCGTCACCCAACTGCCGGCCGCCGTTTCCGACGCGGAGCTCCTGCGGCTCGATGCGGCGGGAGTGCGGGCGGTCCGCTTCAACCTGAAGCGCGGCGGCTCGGAGGGGGTCGGCAAGCTGGAGAGCTTTGCCCGGCGGGTGCACGAGATCGCCGGCTGGCATGCGGAGCTGTACGTCGACTCCCGGGACCTGGCCGATCTTTTCGCTACCCTGGCCGCCCTGCCGGCCGTCAGCATCGACCACTTGGGGCTGGCGAAGGAGGGTTTTCCCACCCTGCTGCGGCTGGTGGAGCGGGGGGTGCGGGTCAAGGCCACCGGCTTCGGCCGGGTCGATTTTGGAGTGAAGGAGGCGCTCCGCGCCATCTGCGCAGCCAATCCCGAGGCCCTGCTTTTCGGCACCGACCTCCCCTCCACCCGGGCGCCGCGCCCCTACAGCGACGACGACCTGCTGCTGGTGCTCGATGTGCTGGGAGAGGATCTGGCGAAGAAGGTCCTGTTCG
Coding sequences:
- a CDS encoding DUF6726 family protein encodes the protein MGFIRLLGLLLATVLLTGCVLTKLVTVPMRVVGAVVSIIPVAGNVAHDAIDEAADLVDKVPI
- a CDS encoding CsbD family protein, encoding MNAEQIKGQWKQIKGEIRKQWGKLTHDEVERIAGEKDVLVGTLQEKYGITKEEAEKQVKKFTRH
- a CDS encoding amidohydrolase family protein — protein: MLNGKMPACKVFDSHFHIIDARFPLVPNQGYLPDNFTCDDYLRAAASFNLAGGAIVSGSFQAFDQGYLLAALEQLGPAFVGVTQLPAAVSDAELLRLDAAGVRAVRFNLKRGGSEGVGKLESFARRVHEIAGWHAELYVDSRDLADLFATLAALPAVSIDHLGLAKEGFPTLLRLVERGVRVKATGFGRVDFGVKEALRAICAANPEALLFGTDLPSTRAPRPYSDDDLLLVLDVLGEDLAKKVLFDNAVAFYRPGREA